The Streptomyces vinaceus genome contains the following window.
TGCGCCACACCGCACGGCCGGGCACTCATCAGCCCGAACCCGACAGCTCACCTCGCAGGCGTCGGTGAGGAGAACTCCATGCTGATTTCCGGCAAGGGCAAGCACCGCCGCGCCTCCAAGGCCGCCCGCATCGTCACGCTCGCCGGTGTCACCGGTGTCGCCGTCGCCGCCCCCCTGATGGCGGCCGGCTCGGCCTCCGCCGCCACCGCCTCCCAGTGGGACGCCGTGGCGCAGTGCGAGTCCGGCGGCAACTGGTCCATCAACACGGGCAACGGGTACTACGGCGGCCTGCAGTTCTCGTCCTCGACGTGGGCCGCGTACGGCGGCAAGTCGTACGCCGCGCAGGCCAACCAGGCCTCCAAGTCGCAGCAGATAGCCATCGCCGAGAAGGTCCTCAAGGGCCAGGGCAAGGGCGCCTGGCCGGTCTGCGGCAAGGGCCTCTCGAACTCCGCTTACACCGGTGGTGGCGCGACCGACACCCCGAAGAAGACGGAGACGAAGACCGAGACCAAGAAGACGCAGCCGAAGCAGACGGCGCCGAAGAAGGAGACCAAGCGCGAGACCCCCGCGCCGGTCACCCGCTCCGAGCGCGCCGAGGCCCCGGCCGTCAAGACCGGCAACGGCTCGTACGAGGTCAAGGCGGGCGACACCCTGGGCACCATCGCCGAGGCCAACGGCGTCAAGGGCGGCTGGGAGAAGCTCTTCGAGCTCAACAAGGACATCGTCTCGGACGCCGACCTGATCTTCCCGGGCCAGAAGCTGAAGCTCAGCTGAATCCTGCAGTGACACCCGCGGCCGCCCGTGCGGCGCCGCGGCAGCCCGACCGCCCGGCGCGTCGTCCCCCCACGCGCCGGGCGGCGGCATGTGTGCCGGCGGTCAAGGGTCCTATGTACCGGAAGGCGGGTATTCGGGCCCTTTTTCGTCCCAGCGGGCGGGCGGTCGGCCGGCCGAGCGCCCGGAGGCGGTTAGGCTCTAGTCGGCGGGGCCATCCCACGGCCCGACATGCCACCGCACACCCAGCGTCACATCCCAGAAGGAGATGCTCGTGCCGTCCATCGACGTCGTCGTAGCCCGGGAAATCCTGGACTCCCGAGGCAACCCCACGGTCGAGGTCGAGGTGGGCCTCGACGATGGCAGCACCGGCCGTGCTGCAGTTCCGTCCGGCGCCTCCACCGGTGCCTTCGAGGCCATTGAGCTCCGTGACGGTGACCCCAACCGTTACATGGGCAAGGGTGTCGAGAAGGCCGTCCTCGCGGTCATCGAGCAGATCGGCCCGGAGCTCGTCGGCTACGACGCCACCGAGCAGCGCCTGATCGACCAGGCCATGTTCGACCTGGACGCCACCGACAACAAGGGCTCGCTCGGCGCCAACGCCATCCTCGGCGTCTCCCTCGCCGTCGCGCACGCCGCGTCCGAGGCCTCGGACCTCCCGCTCTTCCGCTACCTCGGCGGCCCGAACGCGCACCTGCTGCCCGTTCCGATGATGAACATCCTCAACGGCGGGTCGCACGCCGACTCCAACGTGGACATCCAGGAGTTCATGATCGCGCCGATCGGCGCGGAGTCCTTCTCCGAGGCGCTGCGCTGGGGTGCCGAGGTCTACCACACCCTCAAGAAGGTCCTGCACACCAAGGGTCTGTCCACCGGTCTCGGTGACGAGGGCGGCTTCGCCCCGAACCTGGAGTCCAACCGCGCCGCGCTCGACCTCATCATCGAGGCCATCAAGCAGGCCGGTTACGTCCCGGGCAAGGACATCGCGCTCGCGCTCGACGTCGCCGCGTCCGAGTTCTACAAGGACGGCAAGTACGAGTTCGAGGGCCAGTCCCGCTCGGCCGCCGAGATGACCGAGTACTACGAGGAGCTCGTCTCCGCGTACCCGCTCGTCTCCATCGAGGACCCGCTGTACGAGGACGACTGGGCCGGCTGGAAGACCATCACCGATCGCCTCGGCGCCAAGGTCCAGATCGTCGGCGACGACCTCTTCGTCACCAACCCGGAGCGCCTGGCCCGCGGCATCGAGGAGGGCTCCGCGAACGCCCTGCTCGTGAAGGTGAACCAGATCGGTTCGCTGACCGAGACCCTCGACGCCGTCGAGATGGCCCAGCGCAACGGCTTCAAGTGCATGATGTCGCACCGCTCCGGCGAGACCGAGGACGTCACCATCGCCGACCTCGCCGTCGCCGTGAACTGCGGTCAGATCAAGACCGGCGCCCCGGCCCGCTCGGACCGCGTCGCCAAGTACAACCAGCTGCTGCGCATCGAGGAGATCCTCGACGACGCCGCCGTGTACGCCGGCCGCAGCGCCTTCCCGCGCTTCAAGGGCTAATCACGGCAGCCCTCCGGGGCTGGCCTCCGTACGTCCCCGCACTCGGTCCCGTACCGTGTGCGGGGACGTATTGCGTAGCGCGTACATAGGGGAGGCGGGATCAATGGCCGGGAACCGGGATCGGTTCTCCACCTTCTCCACCGCGACCAGGCTCAAGCAGCTCGGTGAGCGGACCGCCGCCCACGTCTACCGCTCGCAGACGCGCCGCCAGGTCCGCCGCAGCCGGCTCACCGGACGCGCCGCGCTCCTGGTGCTCGTCCTCTGTACGCTGGTCGTCGCCCTCGCGTATCCGATGCGCCAGTACGTCTCCCAGCGCTCGGAGATCGCGGAGCAGCGGCGGGCCGCCGAGGCCGCGAGCCGGCGCCTCGAACGCCTCCGCGACGAGAAGGCCCGCTGGCAGGACAACGCGTACGCGGAACAGCAGGCGCGCAAGCACCTGCACTTCGTCCGCCCGGGCGAGATCAGCTACATC
Protein-coding sequences here:
- a CDS encoding transglycosylase family protein, which gives rise to MLISGKGKHRRASKAARIVTLAGVTGVAVAAPLMAAGSASAATASQWDAVAQCESGGNWSINTGNGYYGGLQFSSSTWAAYGGKSYAAQANQASKSQQIAIAEKVLKGQGKGAWPVCGKGLSNSAYTGGGATDTPKKTETKTETKKTQPKQTAPKKETKRETPAPVTRSERAEAPAVKTGNGSYEVKAGDTLGTIAEANGVKGGWEKLFELNKDIVSDADLIFPGQKLKLS
- the eno gene encoding phosphopyruvate hydratase: MLVPSIDVVVAREILDSRGNPTVEVEVGLDDGSTGRAAVPSGASTGAFEAIELRDGDPNRYMGKGVEKAVLAVIEQIGPELVGYDATEQRLIDQAMFDLDATDNKGSLGANAILGVSLAVAHAASEASDLPLFRYLGGPNAHLLPVPMMNILNGGSHADSNVDIQEFMIAPIGAESFSEALRWGAEVYHTLKKVLHTKGLSTGLGDEGGFAPNLESNRAALDLIIEAIKQAGYVPGKDIALALDVAASEFYKDGKYEFEGQSRSAAEMTEYYEELVSAYPLVSIEDPLYEDDWAGWKTITDRLGAKVQIVGDDLFVTNPERLARGIEEGSANALLVKVNQIGSLTETLDAVEMAQRNGFKCMMSHRSGETEDVTIADLAVAVNCGQIKTGAPARSDRVAKYNQLLRIEEILDDAAVYAGRSAFPRFKG
- a CDS encoding FtsB family cell division protein, producing the protein MAGNRDRFSTFSTATRLKQLGERTAAHVYRSQTRRQVRRSRLTGRAALLVLVLCTLVVALAYPMRQYVSQRSEIAEQRRAAEAASRRLERLRDEKARWQDNAYAEQQARKHLHFVRPGEISYIMTDPGAGAAERHRTGTAGSDRPWYSNVWDGVDKADRPGE